The Jannaschia sp. M317 DNA segment CCGTAAGCGGCGGGGGCGCAGAGCACGGTGCGGGCCTCGTCCCAGTCGCCCTCCGCCTCGCCCTGATCGGCCCAGAGACGATAGCGTTCATCTTGCCGAGTGCCGCCGGCGGCGGAGATCTTGTTTTCGATCAGAAGGGCATGGACCGCTTCGCCGCAGGGATAGCGCACCAGAAGATCACCGAACCCGTTGCCCTTCATCGAAGGTTGCGCCACGACCTCCTGCACCGGTCCGCCTGTCGGCAACCCAAGGTGGGCAAGGATCCGGGGCAGAAACTCGGGATCGCACGCAAACTCCTCTTCCAGCAGGTGATCGAGTCGGGCCTCCTGGGCCGATTTGCGGGGACGGTCGGTCATTTGAGCAGCAGCAGCCAGCCCGAGACGGTCAGCACCGAAGCCGCCGTTCCGATCAGAACCGACGAGGCGCTGATCCGCACCGCCCGCCCGTGCAGTGCCGCAAAGAGGTAGGCATTGACGCCCGGTGCCATCGCCGCGGTCAGGACAGCAGCCCGGAACTGACTTTCGTTCAGGTCCAGAAGGCGGCCCATGCCCCAGGTCCAGGCCGGATGCAGCAACAGCGCGATGCCACAACACAGCGCGATGCCCCGCGCGTCGCCTTCGGGTTTGTATTGCACCATGACCCCGCCCAGGCCGAACAGCGCCGCGGGCAGGGCGGCGCGGGCGATCAGGGTGACCGCCTCGTTCACGGGGGCGGGCAGCGGCAGGCCACTGAGGTTCACGGCCAAACCTGCCGCGACCCCCAGCATCAACGAATTGCGCGACAGCGATCGGGCGACCTTGGCCGCCCCGCCCAGCAGGCCCGTCCCCCCTGCGCGCACGGCTTCCATCGTCGCGGTGCCGGTCAGGTAGCAAAAGGCGGCGTGCAGCGCGATGATGGCGTAGTTCGGTTCCAGAGAGGCTGTGCCGAAGGCGCGCTCGGCGATGGGCAACCCCAAGAGCACGGTATTGGCGAACATTGCGGTAAAGCCCACGGCGACGGCGTCCTCTGCTCCGCGCCGGAGCCAGTAGAGGGTGCCAAGGATACCTGCCAGGAAACACACCATAGAGCCGGAATAATAGGCCGTCAGCAGTCGCCAGTCGAAACCCGCCTTGAGGTCCAGCGTCGACACGGCCAGGAACAACAGGCACGGGATGGCGAACCGCTGTGTGAAGACCATCAGCCCGTCGACCTGGCCCTGGGTGAACAGCCCGCGCCAGACCGCCAGGTAGCCCGCGCCGATGATCAGAAAGACGGGGACGGTGACAGCCAGGACGTCCAGCATCGGGCTAGGCGTCCA contains these protein-coding regions:
- a CDS encoding AEC family transporter, which translates into the protein MLDVLAVTVPVFLIIGAGYLAVWRGLFTQGQVDGLMVFTQRFAIPCLLFLAVSTLDLKAGFDWRLLTAYYSGSMVCFLAGILGTLYWLRRGAEDAVAVGFTAMFANTVLLGLPIAERAFGTASLEPNYAIIALHAAFCYLTGTATMEAVRAGGTGLLGGAAKVARSLSRNSLMLGVAAGLAVNLSGLPLPAPVNEAVTLIARAALPAALFGLGGVMVQYKPEGDARGIALCCGIALLLHPAWTWGMGRLLDLNESQFRAAVLTAAMAPGVNAYLFAALHGRAVRISASSVLIGTAASVLTVSGWLLLLK